One Candidatus Nitrososphaera evergladensis SR1 genomic window carries:
- a CDS encoding GPW/gp25 family protein: MTVPTSANRAYYNRYPFNVDGRGRTASATSTDYIKQLVEQVLFTAVGERVNRPTFGSGVNQLVFSPNSNELASATQLLVHGALQQWLGDLIHVESVVVRNEDSSLHVVVHYIIKRSQQRQSAEFTRES, encoded by the coding sequence ATGACCGTCCCGACCTCCGCCAACCGTGCCTACTATAACCGGTACCCATTTAACGTGGATGGCCGTGGTCGCACTGCGTCTGCGACCAGCACCGACTACATCAAACAGCTGGTGGAACAGGTCCTTTTTACCGCCGTTGGCGAACGAGTGAACAGGCCTACGTTTGGAAGCGGCGTTAACCAGCTAGTATTTTCGCCAAACAGCAATGAGCTAGCGTCGGCAACGCAGCTGTTGGTGCACGGGGCCCTGCAGCAATGGCTTGGAGATCTGATACACGTCGAGTCCGTAGTGGTGAGAAATGAAGACTCCTCCCTCCACGTCGTCGTGCATTATATCATCAAGCGCAGCCAGCAGCGCCAGTCTGCAGAATTTACAAGGGAGTCATGA
- a CDS encoding baseplate J/gp47 family protein, translating into MAEALQFKCGSDARRSAIRDDANLNGVDYLEVRTVHSMAGTFPYPLVILYCFKDVPPAALGAENVVIEGGVRIRGVSAQWVHTATELADNPPGPFRHLVSNEERDKVINKIEDPARAIVIRPSSCGDFSTYELTLKDSPGKPPLGFDPVLSRVRFSFMVECKAEFDCLCKEPSNEVLEEPAIDYMAKDYASFRKLVLDRLTLIMPNWKDRNPADIGMMLAEVIAYVGDHLSYYQDAVATEGYLGTARKRISAARHARLLDYPVNDGRNARAWVCFSVNSPMQLEKGTTLLTKVEGEAAAGAGVFRSIDEEVAKGAEVFETMYKATLYPGKNEMNFYTWGETDCWLPAGAISASIDGAGLESVDVFNWNAVPGADSEKLTGYLENNFGLGWVAKAAITKNSPDTLTMLSAGDKLVIKLDSANGKAVLSVNEEGLYEFAAEKVVAGNDHVIKTSCLQVGDVLVFAQRGSQSGIQDADISRRHAVRLTRLSTAVDPLTGASVLQVSWAREDALPFSLCLASGGKPASLVYGNTVLADHGLTVTENLENRVASGKYYPRLSERPLTMAGPGFDASSREGGSAASAFSYGADQVLPAIELVDKSNDRLTWEPDRDLLSNDEFARVFAVETEVDGISYIRFGESRRKAWALAIRQGKPVQFGATYRIGNGVRGNVGAESITRVVMQNGKLAEEIVAFNPLPAAGGQDPETLASISLHAPQAFRRQERAVTEADYEEVLKRHPQVQQAAAAKRWTGSWYTMFVAIDRKGGQQVDGAFRNEILDFLEKYRLAGYDIEVQPPIYVPLDIAIEVCLKEGHFKGEVKERLVDAFSNRVLPNGSRGFFHPDNFTFGQPVYLSKVYEAALAVDGVQSVVVKSFHRWAKKPNHELEDAAIRTGHMEIIRLDNDPNFAENGIIRFEFCGSGGV; encoded by the coding sequence ATGGCCGAGGCGCTGCAGTTCAAGTGTGGAAGCGACGCAAGGCGCTCCGCAATCCGGGACGACGCCAACCTAAACGGAGTCGACTACCTTGAAGTTCGGACCGTGCATTCTATGGCGGGCACTTTTCCATACCCCCTTGTCATACTGTACTGCTTCAAGGACGTACCACCTGCTGCCCTTGGCGCTGAAAATGTAGTCATCGAAGGGGGAGTCAGGATAAGGGGAGTATCAGCGCAATGGGTGCATACTGCGACAGAGCTTGCCGATAACCCTCCGGGCCCATTTAGACACCTCGTCTCAAATGAGGAGCGAGACAAGGTCATAAACAAGATCGAGGATCCTGCCAGAGCCATTGTCATAAGGCCTTCCAGTTGTGGCGACTTTTCCACGTACGAGCTGACCCTTAAGGATTCGCCAGGCAAGCCGCCGCTAGGATTTGATCCGGTGCTTTCAAGGGTCAGGTTCTCTTTTATGGTAGAATGCAAGGCCGAGTTTGACTGTCTGTGCAAAGAGCCCTCAAATGAGGTTCTTGAGGAGCCGGCCATAGACTACATGGCCAAGGACTATGCCAGTTTTCGTAAGCTGGTGCTTGACAGGCTCACGCTTATCATGCCAAACTGGAAGGACAGAAATCCAGCCGACATTGGCATGATGCTGGCCGAGGTTATCGCCTATGTCGGAGACCACCTCAGCTACTACCAGGACGCCGTGGCGACCGAGGGCTATTTGGGAACGGCAAGAAAAAGGATCTCGGCCGCAAGGCATGCACGCCTTCTCGACTATCCTGTGAACGACGGTCGCAATGCCCGTGCATGGGTCTGCTTTAGCGTCAACTCTCCGATGCAGCTAGAGAAGGGAACAACCCTTCTGACCAAGGTCGAAGGAGAAGCTGCCGCCGGAGCCGGCGTTTTCCGGTCAATAGACGAAGAGGTGGCCAAAGGCGCAGAGGTATTTGAGACAATGTACAAGGCCACACTGTACCCCGGCAAGAACGAGATGAATTTCTACACTTGGGGAGAGACCGACTGCTGGCTACCGGCCGGCGCTATCTCTGCCTCAATCGACGGCGCCGGCCTTGAAAGCGTGGACGTCTTTAACTGGAACGCCGTGCCAGGAGCCGACTCTGAAAAGCTGACCGGCTACCTCGAGAACAACTTTGGCCTTGGGTGGGTCGCCAAGGCCGCGATAACAAAGAATTCTCCTGATACCCTTACTATGCTTAGCGCCGGCGACAAACTCGTGATAAAACTGGACAGCGCTAACGGTAAGGCCGTCCTGTCGGTGAACGAGGAGGGCCTCTATGAATTTGCAGCAGAAAAGGTTGTTGCCGGTAACGACCATGTCATCAAGACCTCGTGCCTTCAAGTGGGAGACGTGCTTGTCTTTGCGCAGCGCGGGTCCCAGTCTGGGATACAAGATGCAGATATCTCGCGCCGTCATGCGGTGCGGCTGACACGCCTCAGCACGGCAGTGGACCCTCTTACAGGAGCCAGCGTGCTTCAGGTGTCCTGGGCCAGAGAAGACGCCCTGCCGTTTTCACTCTGCCTTGCTTCTGGCGGCAAGCCGGCAAGCCTGGTCTATGGCAACACCGTCCTTGCCGACCACGGCCTTACGGTCACAGAAAATCTTGAAAACAGGGTGGCATCGGGCAAGTACTATCCGCGCCTTTCCGAGAGACCGTTGACGATGGCCGGGCCGGGCTTTGACGCATCCTCAAGGGAAGGAGGCTCGGCCGCTTCTGCATTTTCCTATGGCGCCGACCAAGTCCTGCCTGCGATTGAACTGGTTGACAAGAGCAACGACCGGCTGACATGGGAGCCTGACAGAGACCTTCTCTCAAACGACGAGTTTGCCCGGGTGTTTGCCGTCGAGACCGAGGTGGATGGCATCTCATACATCCGGTTCGGGGAAAGTCGCCGAAAGGCGTGGGCTCTTGCCATCCGGCAGGGAAAGCCCGTGCAGTTTGGAGCCACATACAGGATTGGAAACGGGGTAAGGGGCAACGTAGGAGCCGAGTCGATAACCAGAGTCGTCATGCAAAATGGCAAGCTGGCAGAAGAAATTGTCGCATTCAATCCCTTGCCTGCCGCCGGAGGCCAGGACCCGGAGACCCTTGCGAGCATCAGCCTGCACGCCCCTCAGGCCTTCCGCAGGCAAGAGCGCGCCGTAACAGAGGCGGACTATGAAGAGGTGCTCAAGCGCCACCCGCAGGTGCAGCAGGCGGCAGCAGCCAAGAGGTGGACCGGCAGCTGGTACACCATGTTCGTGGCAATAGATAGAAAGGGCGGGCAGCAGGTCGACGGCGCTTTTAGAAACGAGATCCTTGACTTTCTGGAAAAGTACCGGCTGGCTGGCTACGATATCGAGGTGCAGCCGCCGATATACGTGCCCCTTGATATAGCCATCGAGGTGTGCCTGAAGGAAGGACACTTTAAAGGAGAAGTCAAGGAGCGCCTTGTCGACGCATTTAGCAACAGGGTTCTTCCAAACGGCAGCCGAGGCTTCTTTCATCCTGACAACTTTACCTTTGGCCAACCAGTCTACCTCAGCAAGGTATACGAAGCCGCGCTTGCCGTGGACGGCGTCCAGTCTGTGGTCGTCAAGTCTTTCCACCGGTGGGCGAAGAAGCCCAATCACGAGCTTGAGGATGCCGCCATAAGGACAGGGCATATGGAGATAATCCGGCTTGACAACGATCCAAACTTTGCCGAAAACGGCATAATCAGATTCGAATTCTGCGGGAGCGGCGGCGTCTGA
- a CDS encoding putative baseplate assembly protein — protein sequence MEGNCCSCGHSTNCGCPERKKYTPARIYNPAGQSSLSYRVGTHAQFKADMVSSIASQTRLQALKTRDDSDLSIAILDSWALVADVLSFYQERIANEGFLRTATERRSVLELARSIGYELGPGVAASAHLAFSMETSPGSPRRAKIPSGSKVQSIPAQDELPQTFETMEDIEARKEWNAILPRQVKKQDLKTALKEGRVVLEGTSTLVRVGDGLLFVISKAGKAEAAFVIAREVLVDAPKRQTVVLFDTAGAGFEPVKNPPPAKGDSATKPDDSVIDSETHFTYGDLRSLISFQSLEESELQALATLKGWSVDKVVDAVNSERESDTSASGSVYAFRVKCGVFGNSAPLWSSLPPEMRFDYTDPTKRFPNKIEAPYPHDWDTYPVPVNRSSRKKMKASRRDMSDLAFYNENGHLIYLDNVYPSVKKESWVILANPSRVSAYYVAETADASLAEFAQSAKATGTLLDDTLANLKVTKKDEKGHKTKHIASKDPIVDDLGYFFFRDTVVYCAPEKVELADVAVTGDIQDSQNAVILDGMVGNLVADRPVIVSGELAQQPGVMGREVATVSKIVHFDRVSMLTTMYLSKLQYSYRRETVTINANVALATHGETKQVPIGSGDPAQRFQAFELSDSPLTFVPAANASGAASTLKVVIDGVEWEEKESFENLDHRDKAFVTRRSDGGKTTVIFGDGVTGRLPPAGAENIQATYRVGIGMKGLLKADQLSQLLTRPLGVSKVTNPLATSGAGDPEKLDDARKNAPRTVLTMDRIVSLEDYKNFAQGFQGIGKAGSYPIRIGNDNVVLVAVATASGAELKKTDNLYSKLEQAIENYKDPASRFILSSFKARLFDVDARIKVSSDRKFEDVQAELKSALKETFSFEKRNFGQAVTLSEVVSVMQGVEGVVAVEVKSIYDHDIKEPTDVVRARDPNGVQSDGIPVPVLLLINADGISLDKMEASPQ from the coding sequence ATGGAAGGCAATTGTTGCAGCTGCGGCCATTCCACCAACTGCGGGTGCCCTGAAAGGAAAAAGTATACTCCTGCAAGGATATACAATCCTGCCGGCCAGAGCTCCCTTTCTTACAGGGTAGGTACTCACGCCCAGTTCAAGGCCGACATGGTCTCGTCCATCGCCTCACAGACAAGGCTCCAGGCGCTAAAGACGAGGGATGACTCTGACCTTTCGATAGCCATTCTGGACTCGTGGGCCCTTGTCGCCGACGTGCTCTCTTTCTATCAGGAGCGTATAGCAAACGAGGGGTTCTTGCGAACCGCCACGGAGCGCAGGTCGGTTCTGGAGCTTGCCCGTAGCATTGGCTACGAGCTTGGGCCGGGCGTAGCGGCCAGCGCCCATCTAGCTTTTTCGATGGAGACCTCGCCGGGATCGCCCCGGCGTGCCAAGATTCCCTCTGGATCGAAGGTGCAGAGTATTCCTGCGCAGGACGAGCTTCCGCAGACCTTTGAGACGATGGAGGATATCGAGGCAAGGAAGGAGTGGAACGCAATCCTGCCCCGGCAGGTGAAAAAGCAGGATCTCAAAACTGCTCTAAAAGAAGGTAGAGTTGTCCTTGAGGGCACCTCGACTCTTGTCCGTGTAGGGGATGGGCTCTTGTTTGTGATAAGCAAGGCCGGAAAGGCAGAGGCGGCATTTGTCATTGCCCGGGAGGTGTTGGTCGACGCTCCAAAACGCCAGACCGTGGTGTTGTTTGACACCGCAGGCGCCGGCTTTGAGCCCGTCAAGAATCCGCCTCCTGCAAAGGGCGACTCTGCGACAAAACCCGATGACTCTGTGATAGACTCTGAAACCCACTTTACGTACGGCGACCTAAGGTCGTTGATCTCTTTTCAAAGCCTGGAAGAGTCAGAGCTTCAGGCCCTTGCGACTCTCAAGGGCTGGTCAGTGGACAAGGTCGTCGACGCAGTCAATTCCGAGCGAGAGAGCGACACTTCGGCCTCTGGCTCTGTCTACGCTTTCCGGGTAAAGTGCGGCGTTTTTGGCAACAGCGCACCGCTCTGGTCCAGCCTGCCTCCTGAGATGCGCTTTGACTATACTGATCCCACAAAACGGTTCCCAAACAAAATCGAGGCGCCCTATCCACATGACTGGGACACGTACCCAGTCCCGGTGAATCGCAGTTCCAGAAAAAAAATGAAGGCTTCTCGCAGAGATATGTCCGATCTTGCATTCTACAATGAAAACGGCCACCTCATCTACCTGGACAACGTTTATCCAAGCGTCAAAAAGGAAAGTTGGGTTATTCTTGCAAACCCGTCACGCGTGTCAGCCTACTACGTGGCAGAAACGGCCGACGCCAGCCTTGCGGAGTTTGCGCAAAGCGCCAAAGCGACGGGCACCTTGCTGGACGACACCCTGGCAAACCTCAAAGTAACCAAAAAGGATGAAAAGGGCCACAAGACCAAGCACATAGCATCCAAGGATCCTATAGTAGATGACCTGGGTTACTTTTTCTTCCGCGACACCGTGGTATATTGCGCTCCCGAGAAAGTTGAACTTGCCGACGTGGCCGTCACCGGCGACATTCAGGACAGCCAGAACGCAGTAATCCTTGACGGGATGGTTGGAAACCTGGTGGCAGATCGGCCTGTCATAGTGTCGGGCGAGCTTGCGCAGCAGCCAGGAGTCATGGGAAGAGAGGTGGCAACCGTGTCCAAAATAGTCCACTTTGACAGGGTGAGCATGCTGACGACGATGTATCTTTCAAAACTGCAATACTCATACAGGCGTGAGACCGTCACGATAAATGCAAACGTCGCCCTTGCCACACACGGCGAGACCAAGCAGGTGCCGATAGGGAGCGGGGACCCCGCTCAGCGCTTCCAAGCGTTTGAACTCAGCGACAGCCCTCTCACCTTTGTCCCTGCCGCCAATGCTTCAGGCGCAGCAAGCACGTTGAAGGTGGTCATCGACGGCGTCGAATGGGAAGAAAAAGAGTCGTTTGAAAACCTGGACCACCGCGACAAGGCGTTTGTCACTCGCAGGAGCGACGGCGGCAAGACAACGGTAATCTTTGGCGATGGGGTAACGGGGAGGCTGCCGCCTGCCGGCGCGGAAAACATCCAGGCTACCTACCGCGTTGGAATAGGCATGAAAGGCCTACTGAAGGCCGACCAGCTGAGCCAACTTTTGACACGGCCCCTTGGAGTTTCCAAAGTGACGAACCCCCTTGCTACCTCTGGCGCAGGGGATCCAGAGAAACTTGATGACGCCCGCAAGAACGCGCCCAGGACGGTTTTGACCATGGACCGCATCGTCTCGCTTGAGGACTACAAGAATTTCGCCCAGGGCTTTCAGGGGATTGGCAAGGCCGGCTCGTACCCAATAAGAATAGGCAACGACAACGTCGTGCTGGTGGCCGTCGCAACGGCAAGCGGCGCCGAGCTAAAAAAGACCGACAACCTCTATTCCAAGCTCGAACAGGCGATTGAAAACTACAAGGATCCTGCGTCTCGCTTTATCCTTTCCTCGTTCAAGGCACGCTTGTTTGACGTGGACGCAAGGATAAAGGTCTCCTCCGACAGAAAGTTTGAAGACGTGCAGGCCGAGCTCAAGAGCGCGCTCAAAGAAACATTCTCTTTTGAAAAGCGCAATTTCGGCCAAGCAGTTACCCTCTCGGAGGTCGTCTCTGTGATGCAGGGAGTCGAAGGGGTGGTTGCAGTAGAGGTAAAAAGCATTTACGACCACGACATCAAGGAGCCGACCGATGTTGTACGGGCAAGGGATCCCAACGGTGTACAGTCTGACGGCATACCTGTCCCTGTCCTTCTTCTGATAAACGCGGACGGCATTTCCCTAGACAAAATGGAGGCGTCGCCGCAATGA